The Stieleria maiorica genome includes the window CCAGGAACAGGCTTTGCTCAAACGCAGTCGACGGGTTCCGGTGGAGAACGCCGGATTGGATGCAGAGTCGTACTTGGGAATGGTCACCCGCGCCACATCGCAGCTCTCGATTCCGGTGATCGCCAGCTTGAACGGTGAAAGCGGAGGCAACTGGTTGGATTTTGCTAAGGAAGTTGAACAGGCCGGTGCGTCGGCAATCGAGTTGTGTCTGCAGCCGCCGCCGCCGAGTGTGTATGGCACGGCGCGCGAGGTGGAAGATGCGGTCGTCGACGTGGTGACCAAAATCGATCACGCGATCAAGATTCCGCTGTTCGTCAAATTGCATCGCAGCTACACCCGCCTCAGCCAACTCTCGTGCCGGTTGCTCTCGGGCGCTCAGGGGTTGATTCTGTTCGGACGACTGCCCGACACGGATATTTCTCTGGACACGTTCCAGTTGAAATCGGAATGGACACTGACCGAACCGGGAACGGTCACCAAGATCATCGGGCCGGTCATGCAAGTCCACAGCTACTGCCCCGGCATGCCGCTGGCCGCATGCGGCGGTATCGGGACCAGCATTGATGTCGTGAAAGCCTTGTTGGCCGGCGCCGACGTCGCGATGGTCACTTCGGCGGTCTGTCGCGAAGGCCCGACGGTGGTGCGAACTCTGGTCGATGGGCTACGAAATTTCCTGGAACGTCGTCACATGAAATCGCTGGACGACCTGTTCGAAAAGCGACCGCTGGAATTCGACTCCGAAGCCCAACGCAACGATTACCTGAAAGGGCTGACGGCGCGATTCGATCCCGCCGAAGTCCGCCGTAAAGTCTCGCACTTGCACGGCGATCGCTGGGGTCATCCGACCAGCGATGCCTTGGAAGGCTGACGTCGTGCTTGTCTAAATAACGCAAGTGTCGTCTCAGGTATCGGCAACACATGCCAGCGGGAAGCGTCATGGGCTGTCGATTTAATCGCAACCGAAACAAGAGTGAGCCGATGGCGCTAGCCACGGGCCTCGAAGGGCGATGCTGGCACCACTAGGCCCGCGGCTAGCGCCGTCGGCTCACTAAATCGACAGCCCGGTCAGCGAGCGGCCCGACGATCATTGCGCGCACGTCTCGTTCATTCATTGGAAACGAATTGGATCAACAACGCCGAAAGCACTTGAGCGTAGACCTGGTGCCCGAAGTCGTTGGGATGGTTGACGCCGTTGCCGGTCAGGTCCGCGTCCTTCTTGCGTTTCATCATTTCGATCCAGACGCTGGTCATATCGGCCAACGCGATGCCGGGCCCGCAAAGCGACGCCAATTGGTCGCGGTATTTCGGCAACACGTCATGGTTTAACCGCACCCAGTCCCGGTTGCCGGTCATCGGAGCGATCAAAATGAATTCTGCTTCGGGGCACGTGTCTCGCGTTTGCCGAACCATCTGGGCCGTGTTCTGACCGAACTCCTCCGCCGAACGTCCCGCGGAATCGTTCATGCCAAAGGCCAGGATCACCAGGTCGGGATCGTGTGGCGTGACCTGGTCGATCATTGAGATGCCCCACGGGGTCGACTGTCCGCCGACCGACAGATTGGTCAACGTGACTTCGGTTTGATAGTGCCGCCGCAGATGCTCGACAAGTAGGTCTTGGTATGCGGGTTGAAACGGTGCCCCGCCTCCCCAAAGTGATGCGTTGCAACCGGTCGAAATACTGTCCCCGAGCAACACGATCGAAAGCGGCTTTTGGCGACGCAGCTTTTCAAGCGTCCTGGGAAGCGAATCGGGATTGAATGCGGGGATCGACGGCGGCCAAGAGGCGTCCGCTTTCTTGTATGTCACGTGCGTTTGCATCCGGTGGTATTCCAGGTTTGCGCCGAACAGGATCTCCCCATTCCCGTCGCGATGCGTCAGCCGATGTTTCTGCGAATTCGCCGGTCTCCGCAGGTCCGACGGCGGTGTCGTGACCACGCGTGAACCGGCGGGGATGACGATCGGGCGACTGCCGGGAGTGAATTGATAGTCCACGCCCTGTTGATACGTGATGTCGCCCGAGGAACTTCGCATCGTCAGAATCTCGTCAATCGGAAACAACAGTGTTCCGCGTGCTTCGCCCGATTCGGGATCACGTACGAACAACACCGGTTCCTGCTCCACGACGTCGCTGAGCCAAAACGGCCGCAGTTGATCGGCAGAGTACTGCCAAGTGGCCGTGTCCGTCGCAGGTTGCTGGGCTCGCGTAACAATGGCTTGCGAAACAAATCCCGCGAGAAACAGTGTGTAGACGAGATAGACTGAACGGAGCGACATTGAATTGATGAAGGTATGTGGGGACGGACAGGTTGCAGGAACACCAGGATGATGCGTCCTTTATACTTCGTCCCGCCGCCAACCATCCACCAACTCGGTCGAGGCATCTCCGCTTTGCAAAAAACACGATCGGATCGTCACCCGGCAGGTCAGGTCTTCCTTGCCGGTTGGTTTCTCGTTCTGGCATTCGCGCTGGCCGTGGGGCCTAGCCCACCGGCGCAGGGCCAGGTCGCGACATCGGTTACGTCGCCAACCATCACCTCGGGCACGCTCGGAGCGAAAGCGACCTGGAACACCCCGTGGTACGTCATCGACAGCGGGCATGACGGACCGACGGTATTGATTACCGGCGGCATTCACGGCAACGAACCGGCCGGGGCGCGAGCGGCCGAACAGATCCGTCATTGGCCGATCGAGCGTGGGAAACTGGTGGTCATTCCCCGAGTCAACCGGCTGGGGCTTGCAGCCGACATTCGCTGGACGCCGGAGCATCGAAACGACCGCCGGCGGCGCGATCTGAATCGCAGTTTTCCTACGGACGAGCGCGATGAAGCATTGACCGATCAGAGCGCCGCGATCTGGGATTTCGTCATGCAGCATCAGCCGGAGTGGGTGTTTGATCTACATGAAGGGTTCGACTTTCACCGCATCAATCCGAAATCGGTCGGGTCGAGTGTGATCGCGTTCCCCAGCCAACGCGACTTTGCCAAACGCATCCAACGATCCGTCAACGTGGTGATGGATCCCAAACATCCGTTCGATCTGCTGGCCCAAAACGGTCCCGTGGTGGGCAGTTTGGCTCGCGCGTGTGGCGAACAGTTGGGCGCGGCGAGTTTTATTTTCGAAACGACCTTCAAAGATCAACCGATCTCGCTGCGGACGCGTCAACATCGACACATGGTGTCGACCGCACTATTGTCGATCGGCATGATCACCGAGGACTGTGTCGATCGATTCACACCCGCTCCGCAACGCGGCATGACCAGCGTGGCGGTGTTCGACGATTCGGGCGCGAATGAAACGAAAGTCCTCAAGGTCCTTGATGGTCGGCCGGAGTTGTCGGTGCGGTTGGTCGGCCGAGATGACATGCGCCCGTCGGTTTTGGAGCAGTTCGATGTGCTGGTGTTTCCCGGTGGTTCGGGCAGCAAGCAAGGCAACGCGATCGGGGCGCAACGTCGCGATCATGTTCGCCGATTCGTTCGTGACGGCGGAGGAATCGTGGGGATCTGCGCCGGTGCCTATCTGTGTTCGTCGCACTATGCATGGTCGCTTGACTTGATGAACGCCGCCGTGTTCAACAAGACGGTGGAGATCCCCGGCAAGGGGCGAAAGTCGATGTGGTATCGTGGACCGGCCACCGACGTTGACGTCGAACTGACCGCTCGTGCGGCAGAGGTGCTGGGAGTTTCTGGAACAATACCGATCCGGTATCAAAACGGCCCGATCCTTTCTGCGGGTGACGACGACTCGCTACCCGAGTTTGAACCCTGGGCCTACTTCCGCAGCGAGAACGGAATCTACGAGCCACAAAAGGACACGATGATCGGTGCCCCGGCCATCGTGTTTGCACGTTATGGTCAAGGACGCGTATTGGCAATCAGCCCCCACTTCGAAAGCACCGCGGGACAGGCCGACGTGATTCCCCTCGCCATCGCCCACGTCCGCAAACGTTCGATTGATCCGCGGTAGGATCGATGGTCTAGCGCAGGTTGGTGTTTAGCCTTTAGGCGATTCCCCCTCGCTGCATAGCAGCGACCCCGGGCGGCTAAAGCCTGAACACCAACACGTATGGATTACAATGTCGCGGCTGCGTCTTTGCTACCTCTCCTGTTTTGCCCCACCTCCACGACCTTTTTTGCGATGAATCAACCCTTCCGTTCCCGACGTTCCTTCCTGAGAACCACGGTCACCTTGGCGGCAGCGAGTCCATTTGTCGGTGGGCTTGTCCATGCACAGGGCGATGAAGACTCGCCGCCGTTGATCGCGTACGTCGGCACGTTCAGTTCGCCGCTTCAGGATGTCTTGCCGACTCAGGTCGACTTGCCGCCGGGCAACGGGCGCGGCATTCATCTGTTTCGCGTCGATCGAACGACGGGGCAGCTGTCCGCGATCGGGACGCAGCGGATGGGGACCAGCCCCAGCTGCTTGGCCGTCAATGAGGCTGGCACGCGATTGTATTCGGCCAACGAAACCGATCGTGTCGGAGCGGCCAAGGAGGGTTCGGTCAGCACGTTTTCGATCGATCGATCTTCCGGTGAACTGACGCCGATGGGGACGGTTCGCAGCGGCGGTGCCGGCCCGACCTACATCAGCTTGCATCCGAGCGGGCGGTTCCTACTGGTCGCCAACTACTTCGGCGGCAGCGTGGCGGTGTTGCCGGTCGCCGCGGACGGACAGCTGGGGGAACCGGTCGACGTCAAACAGGACGCCGGAACGATCGGCCCGACACAAGCCACCAACTCCCCGCCGGGAAGCTTTGCCATCAGCGGTCACGACCGAACGCATGCCCACATGATTCAATCCGATCCGTCGGGACGGTATGTGCTGCACTGCGACTTGGGGCTGGACAAGATCTTTATATGGCGATTCGACGACCAAACAGGAACGCTGACCGCCAACGATCCGCCGTCGATTTCGCTGCCGCCGGGCGACGGGCCGCGACACTTTCATTTTCATCCGGAAGGGCGATGGTTCTACAGCATTCAAGAAGAAGGGTCGACGATCGTGCTGTTCGACTACGACTCCGATGCGGGACGATTGACGGAGCGACAAACCATCTCGACGCTACCGGCCGAGTTTGTCGGCAGCAACTTCTGCTCCGAGATCCTGGTCTCCGCCGATGGACGATTCGTCTACGCCGGCAACCGATTGCACGACAGTGTGGGGATCTTTTCGGTCGGTCAAACGGGAGAACTCAGCTACGTCGGCGAAGAGTGGACGCGGGGAAACTATCCACGTAGCTTCAGTTTTGACCCGTCGGGGCGGTTCTTTTATTGCCTGAACCAACGCGCCGACAACATCGCGATTTTCGAGGTGAATCGCCAAACCGGCGCACTGGATTTCACCGGCCACTACGCCGCCGTGGGAAACCCATCGCACATGGTGTTCCTGGATCTGGCTGTTCAATGAGAACGCCACCAGGAACACCCACACCGCCGGCCTCCATTTTTTGACCAGCCAGTTTTTTGAACGACGGCCTCGCCCCTTGCTCGCGCCGTGGGCTAGTAAATCAACCGGCCGGTCAGCCGGCAGCGTCACCGCTCGATCAAATACAGATGCGACTTGCTGCGTAGGATCAGTTGGTCGTCGACGACGGCGGGGGAGGCCATGAAGCCGTCGCCGAGTTTCGTCTTGGCCAATTCCTGATAATCTTGGCCGGGCTTGATGGTCAGGATGTCGCCTTCGGTGCTGAAGGCATAAATCCGGCCGCCGGCGTAGATCGGTGAGGCGGCGAAGGAACCGCCGGCGCGTTCTTGCCAAACCACGTCGCCGGTCCTTGGGTCGCGAGCGGTGACAACGCCGTCGTCGCTGTTCATGTACAGCAAACCGTCGACGAGCAACTGGGACGACTTCTTGGCGACACTTTTTCGACCGGACCACTCGATGTGTGTCCCCGTCACGTCTCCCTTGCCGTCGGGACGGACGGCGACCATCGAACCCATGCCGTTGGTGATGAACACCAGCCCATCACCGTACAACGGCCGCGCCGAGGCGTTCATGCCTTCGTGATAGACCGTCCACAGGGTGTCACCGCCCGACGGATCATAGGCGATCGTTGCCACGGCGCTGGGGTAGACGAGTTGCTCTTGACCGTTGACGGTGATCACATGGCCGGTGCAATACGCTTTCATCCGGTCGCCGTCGTTGGTGCCGTAGTCGATCTGGCGTTCTTTTTTCCAGACTGTTTCGCCCGTTTCTTTATCGAGCGCGACGACATACTGGACATCGTAACCGTCATAGGCGATGAACAGTTTGCCGTCGTGCAGGATCGGCGACGACGCGGGGCCGCGGTGGTGATCACATTCCAGGTCCTCGCGTTTCCAAATCACTTCGGCATTGGCGGTGTCCAGGCAAGCCGTCAGGTAGCTGCCGAAGTGGATGTAAACGCGCCCGGCTTCGATCACCGGTGTCGGCGTCGCGTAGCTGTTCATCGGGTGACAAAAGGCCGGCGATTCGTTTTCCATCAGCACCTTGTCGTGCACGATCGCACCGCTTTTGCGGTCGACACACAGGACGGACATTTTCGTGCCGTCCTCGGTGGCCGTCGTCAACCAGATCTGCTCGCCCCACACCACCGGCGATGACCATCCTTTACCGTGGATCGGCGTCTTCCATTTGACGACCGAATCGTCGATCGCGACGGGCAGGTCCGCGTCGCCGGCTTGGCCATCGCCGGAAGGGCCTCGGAATTCGGGCCAGTTGGATGCAAATGACGTGACAGTGAAGACTGTCACCAGGAGGACGGCGGCGGTGCTGCGCATCAGTAGGTGATCCAGGCGATCGGGTGGGCGAAAATGGGAAGGCGTTGTCGAGCCTGCAATCATAGGTCGCCCGCGACGCGTTCTCAACTGGAACGCGGTCCGGTTCCGATTCGCTATACTCAGGTGATGACCAAGCCCCAGCCCGAACCGATCGCGCCCGGCCAAGTCGTCGGGCTTGCCAAAGCGGTCTTGAAACAGGATCGCTTTCCCTATTTGGCGTCGATCGACGGCGATCAACCCCGCGTTCGTCCCGTCTCGCCGGTCCGCACCGACGGGTTCACCGTTTATGTGGCCAATTTGCGGAGCTATCACAAAACCGGGGAAATCGCGGCCAACCCGAAAGTCGAGCTGTGTTACTTGAACGACAGCCACGACCAGGTTCGCATCACCGGGGTTGCTGCCGTCTTGGATGACGCGGATGTCATGCAACAAATTTGGGACGCGAATCCGTTGCTGCGGAATTACTTGGGATCGATCGACAATCCCGAGCTGATCGTTTATCGCGTCGATCCGGTTCAGGTCCGCTTCATGCGTGAGTGGGCGTTGGAGTATCACGAGGTGGATTTCCGACAGGCCGGTGATGCGTGAATTGTTCCGCACGTTGCCGTTGATGTGCGTCGTTTTGTTGGTTCCGGTCTTGCCGTTCCTGTTTTTCGGCGGCCAATTGGAAGATTGGCTGCGCGGTGTCGCCGAAGATCCGCCGTCGGTCGCCGCGACCGCGGCTTTGGTGATCGGGTTGCTGGCAACGGACATCTTGCTGCCGATTCCTTCCAGCGTGGTCAGCACGCTGAGCGGTTGGCAACTCGGGTGGTGGCGGGGAACGCTGGCAACTTGGGTGGGAATGAATCTTGGCGCCGTGATCGGCTTTGCGTTGGCCCGGCGTTGGGGCCAGCCCTTCGCGTTGTGGTTTTCCAGCGGCAAAGATCTTGATCGGATGCGCGAGGTCAGCGAGCGTTACGGACCGCTGGTGCTGGTGCTGACGCGGGCGATGCCGGTGTTCGCCGAAGCGAGCGTGTTGATTTCGGGAATCCATCAGCTTTCCTGGCGGAGATTCCTGCCGGCGATCCTGCTGAGCAACCTGGGCATCGCGATCGCCTATTCGGCCCTCGGTGAATACGCCCAACGTCACCAGTGGCTGCCGTTCGCGCTGGGCGTGTCGAT containing:
- a CDS encoding beta/alpha barrel domain-containing protein, whose product is MSIDLSTNFGGLHLQAPIVVGSCPMTAEEPSQVAFVSAGAGAIVLPSLFQEQVLLWNDRKGVAFSPQEQALLKRSRRVPVENAGLDAESYLGMVTRATSQLSIPVIASLNGESGGNWLDFAKEVEQAGASAIELCLQPPPPSVYGTAREVEDAVVDVVTKIDHAIKIPLFVKLHRSYTRLSQLSCRLLSGAQGLILFGRLPDTDISLDTFQLKSEWTLTEPGTVTKIIGPVMQVHSYCPGMPLAACGGIGTSIDVVKALLAGADVAMVTSAVCREGPTVVRTLVDGLRNFLERRHMKSLDDLFEKRPLEFDSEAQRNDYLKGLTARFDPAEVRRKVSHLHGDRWGHPTSDALEG
- a CDS encoding SGNH/GDSL hydrolase family protein, whose protein sequence is MSLRSVYLVYTLFLAGFVSQAIVTRAQQPATDTATWQYSADQLRPFWLSDVVEQEPVLFVRDPESGEARGTLLFPIDEILTMRSSSGDITYQQGVDYQFTPGSRPIVIPAGSRVVTTPPSDLRRPANSQKHRLTHRDGNGEILFGANLEYHRMQTHVTYKKADASWPPSIPAFNPDSLPRTLEKLRRQKPLSIVLLGDSISTGCNASLWGGGAPFQPAYQDLLVEHLRRHYQTEVTLTNLSVGGQSTPWGISMIDQVTPHDPDLVILAFGMNDSAGRSAEEFGQNTAQMVRQTRDTCPEAEFILIAPMTGNRDWVRLNHDVLPKYRDQLASLCGPGIALADMTSVWIEMMKRKKDADLTGNGVNHPNDFGHQVYAQVLSALLIQFVSNE
- a CDS encoding BPL-N domain-containing protein yields the protein MMRPLYFVPPPTIHQLGRGISALQKTRSDRHPAGQVFLAGWFLVLAFALAVGPSPPAQGQVATSVTSPTITSGTLGAKATWNTPWYVIDSGHDGPTVLITGGIHGNEPAGARAAEQIRHWPIERGKLVVIPRVNRLGLAADIRWTPEHRNDRRRRDLNRSFPTDERDEALTDQSAAIWDFVMQHQPEWVFDLHEGFDFHRINPKSVGSSVIAFPSQRDFAKRIQRSVNVVMDPKHPFDLLAQNGPVVGSLARACGEQLGAASFIFETTFKDQPISLRTRQHRHMVSTALLSIGMITEDCVDRFTPAPQRGMTSVAVFDDSGANETKVLKVLDGRPELSVRLVGRDDMRPSVLEQFDVLVFPGGSGSKQGNAIGAQRRDHVRRFVRDGGGIVGICAGAYLCSSHYAWSLDLMNAAVFNKTVEIPGKGRKSMWYRGPATDVDVELTARAAEVLGVSGTIPIRYQNGPILSAGDDDSLPEFEPWAYFRSENGIYEPQKDTMIGAPAIVFARYGQGRVLAISPHFESTAGQADVIPLAIAHVRKRSIDPR
- a CDS encoding lactonase family protein, with translation MNQPFRSRRSFLRTTVTLAAASPFVGGLVHAQGDEDSPPLIAYVGTFSSPLQDVLPTQVDLPPGNGRGIHLFRVDRTTGQLSAIGTQRMGTSPSCLAVNEAGTRLYSANETDRVGAAKEGSVSTFSIDRSSGELTPMGTVRSGGAGPTYISLHPSGRFLLVANYFGGSVAVLPVAADGQLGEPVDVKQDAGTIGPTQATNSPPGSFAISGHDRTHAHMIQSDPSGRYVLHCDLGLDKIFIWRFDDQTGTLTANDPPSISLPPGDGPRHFHFHPEGRWFYSIQEEGSTIVLFDYDSDAGRLTERQTISTLPAEFVGSNFCSEILVSADGRFVYAGNRLHDSVGIFSVGQTGELSYVGEEWTRGNYPRSFSFDPSGRFFYCLNQRADNIAIFEVNRQTGALDFTGHYAAVGNPSHMVFLDLAVQ
- a CDS encoding outer membrane protein assembly factor BamB family protein codes for the protein MRSTAAVLLVTVFTVTSFASNWPEFRGPSGDGQAGDADLPVAIDDSVVKWKTPIHGKGWSSPVVWGEQIWLTTATEDGTKMSVLCVDRKSGAIVHDKVLMENESPAFCHPMNSYATPTPVIEAGRVYIHFGSYLTACLDTANAEVIWKREDLECDHHRGPASSPILHDGKLFIAYDGYDVQYVVALDKETGETVWKKERQIDYGTNDGDRMKAYCTGHVITVNGQEQLVYPSAVATIAYDPSGGDTLWTVYHEGMNASARPLYGDGLVFITNGMGSMVAVRPDGKGDVTGTHIEWSGRKSVAKKSSQLLVDGLLYMNSDDGVVTARDPRTGDVVWQERAGGSFAASPIYAGGRIYAFSTEGDILTIKPGQDYQELAKTKLGDGFMASPAVVDDQLILRSKSHLYLIER
- a CDS encoding pyridoxamine 5'-phosphate oxidase family protein, which gives rise to MTKPQPEPIAPGQVVGLAKAVLKQDRFPYLASIDGDQPRVRPVSPVRTDGFTVYVANLRSYHKTGEIAANPKVELCYLNDSHDQVRITGVAAVLDDADVMQQIWDANPLLRNYLGSIDNPELIVYRVDPVQVRFMREWALEYHEVDFRQAGDA
- a CDS encoding TVP38/TMEM64 family protein, whose protein sequence is MRELFRTLPLMCVVLLVPVLPFLFFGGQLEDWLRGVAEDPPSVAATAALVIGLLATDILLPIPSSVVSTLSGWQLGWWRGTLATWVGMNLGAVIGFALARRWGQPFALWFSSGKDLDRMREVSERYGPLVLVLTRAMPVFAEASVLISGIHQLSWRRFLPAILLSNLGIAIAYSALGEYAQRHQWLPFALGVSIGLPVLIAAAAKRWLPE